The sequence CTACCTCGAGTTGCCCTTAACCTGCCCAGGAGCGAGAAAGGGCTGTGAAggcgcatctgggtggctccgtcggttaagtgtcagactttggctcagtgtatgatctcccagttcgtgagtccACGCACTAAccgtgcagatcctgcttgggattctctctttctccctcactctctcccccaccccccacttgcattctctctctctccttctctctcaaaataaataattgaaataaaataaaaaaagaaagggccaTAAAGAACTTTCTCCCTAAGAAACTCTGATTGGAAAGGGAACCCTGTAGTGACTTTCTGCTCTGTGTCCCCAGACTACACCATTCTGGACTGCATTTACAGCGAGGTGAACCAGACCTACTATGTTCTGGATGTGATGTGCTGGCGGGGACACCCTTTTTATGACTGCCAGGTAGGGATTGATAGTCTCCTCATGTCTTCtcctattttctcctctcctgggaAAGTGGCCCAGCATGTGGGTTTGGTACGTGACCAGCTTCTTGGTATGCACAGGATGTGGTATATCAAGAACATTATCTAATGTTCCTTGCCTCTTTGAGTGTGTTTAAAttagctttgttttaaaaaaagaaggaggaggaactaAGGGAAGTACAGCAAAtcttgaggggagaaaagagagaaatggagtggAGAGGCAGGCTGGGACTCTGTAGAAGCTGCAGccaccccctcactctctctggaGTGTGGGAGGATTGCTGGTGGGGAGGACCGTGGGCAGCAGGGATGGTACCTGTGCAGGTGGCACAAGGAAGAGAAGGTAGAATGAAGTCACCATCAAATAGTCTCTGGCCATCTCTACTGCTTCACAACCACATCCTGACCCTGAAAACAGCAGGGCCTCCTTGGTTTAACAGAAAGCCTCGAATCTCTGAGGGGCCTGCTCGGGAAGGAGATTTTCCAAGTGAAAAGGGGCCCCGATATTCTCCCCGAAGCGTCACCTTCCGCCAGCATTTTTCTGAGATTGTTGATTCTTAGGAGTGACAGTAGCAGTCATCGGAGTAAGGCTAGGTCAGCCCCTCAGATTCCATCTCTGCTCCCAACACTGCCCTGTCACCGTCCCAGTTTTATAGTAGTGATTTTTTGTATTCCCTGTCAATTAGTGTATCATAGTAGTTCTCAATGTGGTTAGAAATGCAAgttcccagacctactgagtcagaaaccCTGGGGTCAACTCATGTTTTAATGAGCTCCGGGCGATCCTTGTGCAGGCCCAAGTCTGAGAATCATGGGTTGTCACTGTAGGTTACCTCTTTCCATAGCCGTTAGCCAAAGCATGATTTTCCAAAGAATGCTGCTGAATTCGTAACAATAATAGCCAAGGCTTGTACTGCTGAGCACTTTGTGAGCATTATCTCATTGAAGCCCTTACAAGAACTCTATAAGGTGAGTACCGTTGTCATTCCTCATCGTACAGGAACGGAAACAAAGAGCTACAGATGGTAAGTACCTTGCTCAAGTGCAGAGCCACACCTAAAACTCAGATCTCATAAATTCAATCTAgagcatattttcctttaattctgttGAAGGATGTTTCATAACATGTATGCACAACTTATAAATTTGGTAACTAAAACTAcctatatttctataatatatagaaataactgtgttgttgttcttttaatttttaaaagcaaaataatggacaagaaacaaaaggtaCTAAATAGCTACAGAAGGGTACATACCAGTAATTCAGAGAATGAAGTATATATGAGAAGTTAAAACTCTATAGTAGCTTCTAATcctcagaattaaaataaaacaaaggctaACATAATGTGCTCTGGAGTTAGAGTCCTGGGACCCATGGTATTTTCTGTGGGCAAATGATAtaatccctctgagcctcagagtgctcgcctgtaaaatggagatgatggtAATCCAGCTCTCAGAGGGTGGTTGAGTACTAATCAGGGTGTGTAAAGTCCTTAGTATGGGGCCTGCCACATAGTAGGCCTTCAGTGATCAGTGATCAGCTCTACTACCATTAAAAATCCTAttggattttaagaaaaaaaatctccaaaaattttatataagtaTCTTTCTGACCTTATGGCAGTGTTTGAAGAGACATGAGATCAATGCTAGAAGAGCTTAGATCTTCATAAACTACATGACTATTTCGGATGGAGTGTGTTTGTTCACATCATCATTTGATGTGAGCAGCATTTCAtctttctgtttccctcctcTGTGGCAGACTGATTTCCGGTTCTACTGGATGCATTCAAAGTTACCAGAAGAAGAAGGACTGGGAGAGAAAACCAAGCTCAATCCCGTAAGGCCTGGTGTTAGGATTGCTGGATTCTCTATGGGGATTGGTTTGGACTGGTCTGTTatctaaatataataattatgaatggacttatctttttaattttgaaggagcATGGCATAATGGGAAGGGTGTGGGCTTAACAGCCATCCAGATCTGAACCAGTTTTGGCTTTAACAATTACTAACGTTAACTAACAATTAACAAAGTTACTGACTTCATatagccttagtttcttcatctgtgtaaTAGGGTTAATAACACCTACTTTACAGAGTTGTTCTAAGAACCAAGTGATACAAATGTGCAGGTTCTCTTAACATACTTATGGTATACACTTAATAAATAGTGGTTGTATAAAAtgctaattattttataattattaataatgctaTCTAGAATAATGTGATCTAGAATAATACTATCTCGAATAATGCTATCTAGAACTCCagtacagtggttctcaaactgtaaCGTGCGTCAGCAGCGTCCGGAAGCCTGGTGAAACGTAGATGCCTGGGCCCTCCTCACCAGTGTTTGTGATTCAGTAGGGCTAGGGTGAAGCCTGATAATTTGTATTTGTAACAAGTGATGCTGGTACTGCTGGTCCACAGTGGACCACTGCTGGTCCACTTTGAGAACTTCTGCTCTTGTATGTGAGCTGAGAATGACCTCATCTAGTCAGCTGActcctttcacagatgagagTGTAAGCTCAGAGAGGGACTACCTTCCCCAACATCCCACAGTCCAGGATGAAAGCCCAAGTGCTTTTGCTATCCACTCTGATTAAATATGCGACAGCTATTTTCAGGGCATTTTATTAGCAAACACCTGTAGATTGGCATTTGATTGTACTTTGTGCAACACTTTTAAAAGCAATCGGATAACCAGTTACAGGACAATAAATGGGGTCAGTATCTAGTGATGTTATCGGTAAGGTCCTGGGAGAACATGCATTGAGGAAGGGGAACATAGGAGCTGCTCTCTCTGAAATGTTGTTCTAAGCACTCTACGTGTATTATGTCATTGAACCCGTGCAACAACCCCCATGAGGTAGATACTTTCAttatcctattttatagatgggaaagcAGAGGCATATACAGATGAAATGATTGGCAGAGTTGGGAGTCAAACCCAAGCAATCTGACTTACTAGAGTTTTAGTCCTAATCACTTTATTATACTGCTCAGTCTAAAAATCCTTGCTGATGTGGAAGGGGCTTCTCTAGCCCTTCTGTAGGACTGTCATATGGCTGCGAAAATAACATACAACCCCTAAACCTAGCACAGGACACTGGTTCTCAGTCCTGGGTGTGTGTTAAACTCAACTggacagctttaaaaaaaaaaaaatgcctgggaCCCATCCCAGGCCAATTCAGCCAGAATCTCTGAGTGAGGCATGGGCTTCAGTGATTTTTAAGAGCTTCCCTGATGATTCTTGTGGATAAAGCAAGGTTGAGAACCTCCAACCCAGTAatatggtgggggaggggaggtagggAAGGATGAGACTGAACTTTTTTTCTCTGATACAGTTTTTACTTGCTAGAACCAATATTATTTGTAACATGTGCTAATTCTTtgttgtaatttatattttagtttaaatttgtAGGACTAAAGAATTTCCCTTGTACCCCTGAGAGCCTGTGTCAGGTGCTGTCAATGGATTTCCCTTTTGAGGTAACACAAGCCTTGTCTTTATTGCTCTGATGGGATTGCAGGACACAGGGAGCTTGGTTACCCAATGTCTTAGGATATCCTCTGACTTTGCTGTGTCAAAGCATCAGAAAGGGCTGAAAGCTGATTCCTGGAAAAAGATGTGCCGCTGCCCTTCAGAGCCTCAGCTCTGCTCTGTTAGAGACATCAGAATGCCAAAGCTGCTCGTCTGtgtccctcattttacaggtggagaggtggggacccagggagggacaAGGCTTCCATTCCTAGGTCCTTCTGGGGTGCCTGTTTTCGGCCACAAGCCTGGCTGCCATAGCTGACTGTAAAGTTGGGAGCTCCTGTGACGGACAGACCACAGGGGTTCAAACTCcttatccttccttcctcccaagaGCAAATGATGGCTGGGGATGGCAGTGCTTTCTGAACAGTGGTGTGGAGGCAGGGTGACCAACTTGTCCTGGTTTGTCCAGAACTTTCTCGATTTAGCACCAAAATTCTCATGTCTCTAGAAGCTCCTCAGTTCTCAGCAACCTTTTATCATCCTCAGAATCTACAGTTATCCTCTCCAGCCTCAACACACAGACTTTCCTTTGCCCATCGTACCCTTTAAAATTCTGCCTAGTCACGCAGAAGTATTTGCTTGAGCTTGATATAATTTTGTTAAAAGGATCACAGCTTCCCAAATGAGGAAATGGCAAAGGCTGAGTTGCCTTCATTTCTGAGAGTCAATTAAGAAGGTGGTAAGAACACCATCTTTATTTATAACCCTATGCCCCAGTGACAATAAATGCTTTTTAGAGATGAGTCACTGAATCAcggaaaagaaaatgtgggacTGTAGGAGGTCTTCCCGTTGAGAAAAACTGAGTTTCCCAGAACATAGCTTGCAGATAATTTAGGGGGAGGTCAGGCAGCCAACAATGGTGTGGGGAACAGGGCTTCTTGACAGCCTGTTTTCCCTGTGTTCAGCAGTCCAGCATCTTGGAGGGGCCTGTCCAGTTCTCCTGGTTTGTGCCCTGTGTGGAGAACATTCCCCATTACAGAGACATCTGAGTACTGAAAAGTACATGGGATCTGGGGACAGAAGACCTGGGTTCACATTGAATTTGTGCTTCATACTGCCTGGGTTTTGGGGGAGGCCCCCAGAGCTAGCCCTAGTGCCATCTTAAACACCCTCAATGGTGGGTAAGAGGGTGAAGTAGTGGGTAGGCAAGCACCCTGTAAACAGGAAAGtgctgtttatgtttttattttctaaaatttagatTTCTAGGTCATTTCTTCATTTAGAGAAATTGCATGTGTGAGAAACAAGGATTCTTTTTCCACTGGCAGTGATCCAGGAAAGAGAGTTGGCCCATTAGAGCGGCCCCCATATGCATAGGCTCTCCTCGAAATACATGGCCCCAGAAGTCACTTTGGTCTCTGATTTCCCCTTTTCTAGGTAGATGGACTTCTCTTCTACCACAAGCAGACCCACTACAGCCCTGGAAGCACTCCTCTTGTGGGCTGGCTGCGCCCCTACATGGTGTCAGATGTTCTTGGAGTAGCCGTGCCAGCTGGCCCACTGACCACCAAGCCAGAATATGCTGGGCAGCAGCTCCAGCAGATTATTGAGCACAAGAGGAGCCAGGAAGGCATGAAGGAGAAAGTCACACACAAGGCATCTGAGAGTGGACACTATGAGTTGGAACACCTGTCTACCCCCAAGCTGAAGAGCCCTCCCCATGGCCTTGACCCCCCCGGGAGCCTCATGGAAAACTAAACAGGGTGGCTCCTTGGGGAGTCACAGGATGGGGCTTGGTCCCAGAAGGAAGGCTGGGAAGGAGGACAATGACAACAAACAGGTGACTTCATTTTAGAGTGGACTTTCCAAAGCCACTCCAGCTGGAAACAGCTTATCTCCTATCTGAAAtgctggctcagacagttgagggCGGTTTCCAGATTGGATGGATTTGGGATTTGAGAAGTAACTCCTGTGAAAAGTGTATCCCAGATATCtacaatgtaaatatatgtaattctTAAGAAAGAAGGTGTTTGTGATTCTTAAAACTTTAGATGGCCATgaccctcccctacctccccctccccccgccccaacccggGCTACCTAAACCATGACTGTTCAAGTCTTGGCCCATTGCACTGTTTTTAGCACTTAAGCATTCTGCTGAGTTTCCAGTTGCTGCTGTTAGTAACGTCATTTTGTAAAAGGTCTTACCAGGAACTGCAGTTCTTGGTATTTGAATATGTTTCCTCTTCTGAGAAGTGTGAGTTTCTTTGGTTTAGACACTGCCAGAGATAAAATGCAAATGGAGTTCATTCACaacttcaacaaacatttgcgCCTTCCAGAAGATAAGCCTTGTGCTAGGCCCCCCGTGATGTAGAGAATTATAGGGACAGGACTTGGTGTCTGCCCTTGAGGAGTTCGCAGTCCAGTGAGGAAAGACACCCACCAGCAGGACGCTGAGACCATTGCTTTAGGGCTGAAAGATGCATAGAGCTTGGGGCGGGAAAGCAGAGGAGGTTCCATAGAGGAAGTTGGAGCAGAACTGAGGTTCTGAGCAGGACAGAAGGGGCTCTGCAGACAGGAGAGCGGGACTTTCTCACACAGGCAGCAGGGTATGCAGCTGCACCCTCCAGAGCAGGGCAGGACTCCCTCTGGGACCTGAAGCAGGTTCAGCACGGCTCAAGTTTAAACGAGGGTTGGGGAGCTGCCCAGGAGGAGGCTGAAGAGAGAGATGGGCCTGTGTGTTCTGCAGAGGTTTTAGATTTGATGTCATGGAAGAGCTCTGAGCCGGCCAGATCCATTCAGATTTGTCAAGTAGGCTCTTTGGCAGCTGTGGCAGTGGAAGATAGTATCTGAAACTAACCAATTCGTTTCTGCTGTGTGTTCAGGAAATGTGTCCCATTTCCTGTGGCCTCGATCTGCTTCTCACAGTGCTTTCCACCTTTCTAGGACTTCTTTTATTGGACAAAAAGACTTCACTATTCTAGTCCAGCAGTACTAGTGTCCTGTGGACAAAATTTCGGAGGGATGCAGGTCAGATCTTGTCTGACTAGCAGTTGTTCCTTTGTGTTGATTAATTCTGGGAACAGATCTGGGCAGAAGTGGTTAAGTAGAGCCCGATTACACAAATTCAGCACACCAGTGGAACTTGCCTCAGTGTTGGGCTCTTACAGAGTTGCTCAAGCTGACTCTGTAAAATCGGAGAAAGAAGACaactgtcccccccacccccacccccacccccgccaccatgATCCTGCTGGCTGCAGATTTAAGCATGCCTACATCAATAAACTCTTTTCTGAATTTGGGTCAATTCTGCAATAGGAACATTGTGCTCCTCTTGCCAAGAAGCATGTTGTCGGCTGTCTAGATGCTACATGATCTTCCAAAGGAAGTCTCTAGTTTGTACTCTTAGCAGGCCAACTATATCATTTCAGGAGCTGTGCATATTAGCTAGCGTCATAGAGACTTTGCCGCGCTCTGCTCAGAAATAAGCAGTCTGGAGAGGCTGCTTCCTCAAAGGACATTCTTGGGAGACAGAACATACCAGCCAAACTTATCACCACGCACAACTTGATATTGTTGAATGATAGATCAAAGGATGTATCTTAGAGGAGTGCCCCTTCTATTTTTAACCAAGGAGCCAATATTATCAATCACTGAATAGAATGTGTCTTCTGGTCATATTTCTTATGAATTATAAAACTACCTCCTGTCACCTGTTTCAAAGATGGTCGTGTAAATAAGTTGTCGTGATTGGATATTAGTTTTCTGGCCACCCTTCTGAACAGCAACCAGTTTCTTTTTTGTGGAATTATCTCTTCCCCATGCAGTGTGGTCTGGTG comes from Panthera tigris isolate Pti1 chromosome B3, P.tigris_Pti1_mat1.1, whole genome shotgun sequence and encodes:
- the SNUPN gene encoding snurportin-1 isoform X1 codes for the protein MEELSQALASSFSVSQDLNSTAAPHPRLSQYKSKYSSLEQSERRRRLLELQKSKRLDYVNHARRLAEDDWTGMESEEEDDKKDNEEMDVDTGKKLPKRYANQLMLSEWLIDVPSDLGQEWIVVVCPVGKRALIVASRGFTSAYTKSGYRVNRFSSLLPGGNRQNSATAKDYTILDCIYSEVNQTYYVLDVMCWRGHPFYDCQTDFRFYWMHSKLPEEEGLGEKTKLNPFKFVGLKNFPCTPESLCQVLSMDFPFEVDGLLFYHKQTHYSPGSTPLVGWLRPYMVSDVLGVAVPAGPLTTKPEYAGQQLQQIIEHKRSQEGMKEKVTHKASESGHYELEHLSTPKLKSPPHGLDPPGSLMEN
- the SNUPN gene encoding snurportin-1 isoform X3; the encoded protein is MESEEEDDKKDNEEMDVDTGKKLPKRYANQLMLSEWLIDVPSDLGQEWIVVVCPVGKRALIVASRGFTSAYTKSGYRVNRFSSLLPGGNRQNSATAKDYTILDCIYSEVNQTYYVLDVMCWRGHPFYDCQTDFRFYWMHSKLPEEEGLGEKTKLNPFKFVGLKNFPCTPESLCQVLSMDFPFEVDGLLFYHKQTHYSPGSTPLVGWLRPYMVSDVLGVAVPAGPLTTKPEYAGQQLQQIIEHKRSQEGMKEKVTHKASESGHYELEHLSTPKLKSPPHGLDPPGSLMEN